A stretch of Komagataella phaffii GS115 chromosome 2, complete sequence DNA encodes these proteins:
- a CDS encoding Subunit of the 26S proteasome, substrate of the N-acetyltransferase Nat1p, translating into MLTTAAPCLALLREDDPEVKRYALTSLNEVVDQFWAEIANEISQIEELYEDESFKDRQLAALLASKVYYNLGDYDSSVKYSLSAGSSFNIDEKSEFVETIVSKCIDLYIEISQSKFLDPEVVIDSQLESIFEMMLQKCVQEKELKLALGISLESYRLDIVEKIIHSQISELTQEDTDDSEASQLINYVLTCATTVVKNIAFKVKVLNSIVLILRNLPNPDYFIITKIIVQLNDHNLAHQVFVKLLSTENYPIAYQAAFDLVSSASQELLIKTTQLLTNDSSIDASSKPIAKLLKVLSGVPTCDLDITFLYQNNNTDKGILDKTKATLDARNSLFHSAVTFSNAFLHAGTTDDSFFRNNLEWLGKATNWSKFSASAAFGVIHKGNLLQGRTLLQPYLPENNGSPYTKSGSLFGLGLIYAGHGKEVLDYLRGHLLSGTNNADNSDFDVLLHGAALAVGVAGMGSNDEEVYEELKTVLYTDSAVSGQAAALSMGLVMLGSGNQQAIDDMLHYAEETQHETIIRGLAVSIALLCYAKEDAAEPVIAKLLVHQNALLRYGGVFALALAYCGTSNNSAIQRLLHIAVSDSSDNVRRVSVIALGFILLREYTTVTTLVELLAESHNPHVRYGTAMAVGIACAGRGLNSAIEFLEPLTKDPVDFVRQGAFVALSMILIQQNEKTCPKVKQIREKLAKVIDTRMEESLAKFGAVLAQGIIDAGGRNVTIQLENSQTGTLNLKSVVGLAVFVQSWYWFPFSHFLSLSFTPTSIIGVRDDFKVPKFKINCHTSEDLFSYPPKVEEAKTKQTDKLATAILSTTVRAKARAKKRQEKESDAMDIDKPDEEFPAVKEETKDNEETNKKLETTTSNVETEQPTTEEFTNNSTKTNFVSTPYQIDNMSRVVPAQLKYISFIKDERYQPVRKFRGTGGIVVLHDSRPDEPADTIKTVRQLTNKNAPLPAPFTLEEEDE; encoded by the coding sequence ATGTTAACAACGGCCGCTCCCTGTTTAGCTCTTTTGAGGGAGGATGATCCTGAAGTTAAAAGATATGCTTTAACGTCACTCAATGAGGTAGTAGACCAGTTCTGGGCTGAAATTGCCAATGAAATAtctcaaattgaagagCTGTATGAGgatgaatctttcaaagatcgTCAGTTAGCGGCGCTACTGGCCTCCAAAGTTTACTACAACCTAGGAGATTATGATTCATCGGTGAAATACTCACTAAGTGCTGGGTCAAGTTTtaacattgatgaaaagtcTGAATTTGTGGAAACCATTGTCTCCAAGTGCATTGATCTCTACATCGAGATATCTCAGAGCAAATTTCTTGATCCTGAAGTTGTTATTGACTCACAACTGGAAtctatctttgaaatgatGCTACAGAAGTGTGTTCAGGAAAAGGAATTAAAGTTGGCTCTGGGTATATCATTAGAAAGCTATAGACTGGACATTGTGGAGAAGATCATACACTCCCAAATTTCAGAGCTTACTCAAGAAGATACTGATGATAGTGAAGCCAGTCAACTTATTAATTATGTTTTGACTTGCGCCACCACAGTTGTAAAAAACATTGCATTCAAGGTCAAAGTGTTGAATTCAATTGTGCTAATATTGAGAAATCTTCCTAACCCTGATTATTTCATAATTACAAAAATCATTGTTCAGCTGAATGATCACAATCTTGCCCACCAAGTGTTTGTGAAGCTTCTTTCAACTGAAAATTACCCAATAGCTTACCAAGCTGCATTTGATCTAGTCAGTTCGGCATCACAGGAATTACTGATCAAGACCACTCAGCTTTTGACAAATGATTCTTCGATTGATGCTTCATCGAAACCAATTGCAAAACTActgaaagttctttctgGTGTTCCAACTTGCGACTTAGACATAACctttctttatcaaaataACAACACCGATAAAGGGATATTGGATAAGACAAAGGCAACGTTAGATGCAAgaaattctctttttcacTCTGCCGTTACTTTTTCCAATGCATTCTTACATGCTGGTACCACTGACGATTCCTTTTTCCGTAACAATCTTGAGTGGCTTGGGAAAGCTACGAACTGGTCTAAGTTCTCCGCCAGTGCTGCTTTTGGTGTCATTCATAAGGGAAATCTTCTACAAGGTCGCACTTTATTACAACCTTATCTACCTGAAAATAACGGATCTCCATACACGAAGTCTGGTTCCTTGTTTGGACTGGGACTTATATATGCAGGTCATGGAAAGGAAGTTTTGGATTATTTAAGAGGCCATCTTCTTTCCGGTACCAACAATGCCGACAactctgattttgatgttCTTCTACATGGAGCAGCTCTAGCCGTCGGTGTGGCAGGAATGGGGTctaatgatgaagaagtttACGAAGAGCTCAAAACAGTGCTTTACACCGATTCTGCTGTGTCAGGACAAGCTGCAGCTTTGTCGATGGGTCTGGTCATGTTGGGATCCGGAAATCAACAGGCTATTGACGATATGTTGCATTATGCGGAGGAGACTCAACACGAAACAATTATTCGAGGATTGGCTGTCAGTATTGCACTACTCTGTTATGCTAAGGAAGATGCAGCGGAGCCTGTGATTGCCAAGCTTTTAGTTCACCAAAATGCTCTTTTAAGATACGGTGGTGTTTTTGCTTTGGCCCTTGCTTATTGTGGTACCTCCAATAATTCTGCTATTCAGCGACTTCTTCATATTGCTGTTTCAGACTCTTCGGATAATGTCAGAAGAGTTTCAGTTATAGCTCTTGGATTTATTCTTTTGAGAGAATACACAACAGTCACAACATTAGTTGAACTATTAGCTGAATCTCACAACCCTCACGTAAGATATGGTACTGCTATGGCAGTTGGTATTGCATGTGCTGGTAGAGGATTGAATTCTGCAATTGAGTTTCTAGAACCCCTTACGAAGGACCCTGTCGACTTTGTAAGACAAGGCGCTTTCGTCGCATTGTCTATGATTTTGATCCAACAGAATGAGAAAACCTGCCCCAAGGTCAAGCAAATTAGAGAGAAACTGGCTAAAGTTATTGACACAAGAATGGAAGAGTCATTGGCTAAATTTGGAGCTGTCCTAGCTCAAGGTATTATTGATGCAGGTGGCCGTAATGTAACCATTCAGCTAGAAAACAGTCAAACTGGTACGTTAAACCTGAAGTCGGTTGTTGGACTTGCTGTTTTTGTCCAATCATGGTACTGGTTCCCATTTTCACATTTCCTTTCTTTGTCATTTACGCCAACATCGATCATTGGTGTTAGAGATGACTTCAAAGTTCCAAAGTTCAAGATTAATTGTCACACAAGCGAAGATTTGTTTAGTTATCctccaaaagttgaagaggCCAAGACCAAGCAAACAGATAAATTGGCAACAGCGATCCTTTCTACTACTGTTCGGGCCAAGGCTAGAGCTAAGAAGAGGCAAGAGAAAGAATCGGATGCTATGGATATCGATAAACCTGACGAGGAATTTCCAGctgtcaaagaagaaacaaaagacAACGAAGAAACAAATAAAAAGCTGGAAACCACAACTTCCAATGTCGAAACTGAACAGCCCACAACTGAAGAGTTCACCAACAATTCGACTAAGACCAACTTTGTCAGCACTCCTTATCAGATCGATAATATGTCAAGAGTTGTTCCTGCCCAGTTAAAATACATTTCCTTTATTAAGGACGAAAGGTATCAGCCTGTTCGAAAGTTTAGAGGTACTGGTGGTATCGTTGTTCTACACGATTCAAGACCCGATGAGCCAGCCGATACTATCAAGACTGTGAGACAGTTGACCAATAAGAATGCCCCTCTTCCGGCACCTTTCACTctagaagaggaagacgaaTAG
- a CDS encoding 3-phosphoglycerate dehydrogenase, catalyzes the first step in serine and glycine biosynthesis, which yields MASPQDIKQLSSGFNAVGLSTSPGVVSASPNDSYLSQVRQRSFSAAKHAKPLKPFSTGDIKILLLENVNETAREIFAEQGYQVEFHKSSLPEDELIEKIKDVHAIGIRSKTKLTEKVLKHAKNLIIIGCFCIGTNQVDLEYAAKSGVAVFNSPFSNSRSVAELVIAEIITLARQLGDRSLEMHTGTWNKVSNKCWEIRGKTLGIVGYGHIGSQLSVLAEAFGMNVIYYDVLMIMALGSAKQVRTLNDLLAQADFVTLHVPENPETKNLISSPQLAAMKDGAYLINASRGTVVDIPALVEAMKLGKLAGAALDVYPQEPGKNGPNFTNELNSWATELTSLRNIILTPHIGGSTEEAQSAIGIEVGTALTKYINEGTSTGAVNFPEVALRALDLDQENSVRVLYIHQNVPGVLKTVNNILGNHNIEKQFSDSRGDIAYLMADISDVDASDIKSLYEQLEHTPYKIVTRLLY from the coding sequence ATGGCTTCTCCCCAAGATATTAAGCAGTTAAGCAGTGGCTTCAATGCTGTCGGTTTGTCCACTTCCCCTGGAGTTGTTTCTGCTTCCCCTAATGACTCCTACCTGTCCCAGGTCAGACAGCGTAGTTTCTCTGCTGCCAAACACGCTAAACCATTGAAACCATTCTCCACTGGAGATATTAAAATTTTGCTGCTAGAAAATGTTAACGAAACCGCCAGAGAGATCTTTGCTGAACAGGGATATCAAGTGGAGTTCCACAAGTCTTCGTTACCAGAGGATGAGctgattgaaaaaatcaaagatgtTCATGCCATTGGTATCAGGTCAAAAACTAAGTTAACCGAAAAGGTTTTGAAACACGCTAAAAACTTGATAATCATCGGGTGTTTCTGTATTGGTACCAATCAAGTCGACTTGGAATATGCGGCAAAATCGGGTGTTGCTGTGTTCAATTCCCCATTTTCAAACTCCAGATCCGTTGCTGAATTGGTTATTGCCGAGATTATTACTCTTGCCAGGCAACTAGGAGATAGATCTTTGGAGATGCACACCGGAACCTGGAAtaaagtttccaacaaatGTTGGGAGATCAGAGGTAAAACGCTTGGAATTGTGGGTTACGGGCACATTGGTTCCCAGTTGTCCGTTCTGGCTGAAGCCTTTGGTATGAACGTTATCTACTACGATGTCTTGATGATCATGGCTCTGGGTTCTGCTAAACAGGTCCGTACATTGAATGACCTCCTTGCCCAAGCTGATTTTGTCACTTTGCATGTTCCCGAAAATCCGGAGACTAAGAACCTTATCAGCTCTCCTCAACTGGCTGCTATGAAGGATGGAGCTTACCTGATCAATGCTTCAAGAGGAACCGTGGTGGACATTCCTGCCTTGGTTGAAGCGATGAAACTAGGTAAGCTGGCGGGTGCTGCTTTGGATGTTTATCCACAAGAACCAGGTAAGAATGGTCCAAACTTCACCAACGAGTTGAACTCTTGGGCTACTGAGCTAActtctttgagaaacatTATTCTGACCCCACATATTGGTGGTTCTACTGAAGAGGCCCAATCTGCAATTGGAATTGAAGTAGGAACTGCTCTCACAAAGTACATTAATGAGGGAACTTCTACAGGTGCTGTCAACTTCCCAGAAGTTGCTTTACGTGCTCTAGATCTTGACCAAGAAAACTCTGTTAGAGTGCTTTACATTCATCAGAACGTGCCTGGTGTGTTGAAAACTGTGAACAACATTTTGGGTAACCATAACATTGAAAAGCAGTTCTCTGACTCCAGAGGAGACATTGCCTACTTGATGGCCGATATTTCTGATGTGGATGCTTCAGACATCAAGTCTTTGTACGAACAACTGGAGCACACCCCTTACAAAATCGTCACCCGTCTGCTATACTAG
- a CDS encoding 60S ribosomal protein L15: MGAYKYLQELQRKKQSDVMRFLYRIRCWEYRQKTVIHRATKPSRPDKARSLGFKSKKGYVIYRVRVRRGGRKRPVPKGATYGKPTNQGVNQLKYQKSLRSTAEERVGRRISNMRVLNSYWVNQDSTYKFFEVILVDPSHSNIRTDAKINWIVNPVHKHREARGLTSIGKKSRGINKGHLFNKTRAGRFHTWKKHNTLSVWRYRK; this comes from the coding sequence ATGGGTGCCTACAAGTACTTACAAGAgttgcaaagaaagaagcagTCTGACGTTATGCGTTTCCTGTACCGTATTAGATGTTGGGAGTACAGACAAAAGACCGTCATCCACCGTGCTACTAAGCCATCCAGACCTGACAAGGCTAGAAGTTTAGGattcaaatccaagaagGGTTACGTCATCTACAGAGTTAGAGTCAGAAGAGGTGGAAGAAAGAGACCTGTGCCAAAGGGTGCTACTTACGGTAAGCCAACCAACCAGGGTGTAAACCAACTTAAGTACCAGAAATCTCTGCGTTCTACTGCTGAGGAGCGTGTTGGTAGAAGAATTTCCAACATGAGAGTTTTGAACTCTTACTGGGTTAACCAGGACTCCACTtacaagttctttgaagttATCTTGGTGGACCCATCTCACTCCAACATCAGAACCGATGCCAAGATCAACTGGATCGTCAACCCTGTCCACAAGCACAGAGAGGCCAGAGGTCTTACTTCCATCGGAAAGAAGTCCAGAGGTATCAACAAGGGACACTTGTTCAACAAGACCAGAGCTGGTCGTTTCCACACCTGGAAGAAGCACAACACTTTGTCTGTGTGGAGATACAGAAAATAG
- a CDS encoding Proline permease, required for high-affinity transport of proline, giving the protein MDKGRKDGKVTTSSYAVEEIEMSDASRRASEKEFYLDPESGDSGSIKEHDIQRGLKSRHIVLIGLGGCIGTGIFIGTGASLATSGPAPLLISYILMSTVLWTIMNVLSEMAVYLPIKGVSVIGFIQRYCDESFAFACGYNIFYTMAILVATEVTAAGLVIRYWNESINIAVFMTIFLGVITVLNCFPNKYYGEIEFWFALVKIVTIIGLIILGAVIMLGGAPNHERLGFRYWNNPGAFAEHLTTGGTGRFLGFWTAVIKSGFTFITGPELIITAASEAKRPRYNIPKVASSFVYRILAFYVLGSLVIGCTVAYNNPLLLTESSDASASPFVIAIQSAGIKVLPHIINAAILTSAWSSGNAFYFSATRILLGLARSGQAPAVLKKINRFGVPYYCVLVVFLFGCLSYLNVSSGSAKVFTWFTNLTTVSGFISWISCCWAYLRFRRAMILHGKFEERPYKTYFQPFMSYYSIIFLSIIILTNGYAVFIKGNWDTSNFIAAYITLPPFFLLWLGHKYYLHKLGRIPFTQVLIPIEEVDIYTGLDIVIAEAERDFAEIEAENATKFDSVFLKPWYWLFG; this is encoded by the coding sequence ATGGACAAAGGCAGAAAAGATGGAAAAGTAACCACCTCTTCCTATGCAGTGGAAGAGATAGAGATGTCTGATGCTAGCAGAAGGGCATCTGAGAAGGAATTTTACTTAGATCCGGAATCTGGTGACTCCGGAAGCATAAAGGAGCATGATATCCAACGAGGCTTGAAGTCAAGACACATCGTCCTGATCGGTCTGGGTGGTTGTATCGGTACCGGTATCTTTATCGGAACAGGTGCTTCTCTTGCCACTAGTGGTCCTGCACCTTTGCTGATTTCATATATTTTGATGTCTACTGTTCTGTGGACGATTATGAACGTGCTCAGTGAGATGGCAGTGTATCTGCCTATCAAAGGTGTTTCCGTTATTGGATTCATTCAACGTTACTGTGACGAGTCTTTTGCATTCGCCTGTGGTTACAACATCTTTTACACAATGGCCATCTTGGTTGCGACTGAAGTTACAGCTGCTGGCCTGGTGATAAGATATTGGAATGAGTCTATCAATATCGCCGTATTCATGACCATCTTTCTGGGTGTCATCACTGTGCTTAATTGTTTCCCCAATAAGTACTACGGAGAAATCGAGTTTTGGTTTGCATTGGTCAAGATCGTTACTATTATCGGTCTTATTATTTTGGGTGCCGTTATTATGCTTGGAGGTGCTCCCAATCACGAGAGACTTGGATTTAGATACTGGAATAACCCTGGTGCTTTTGCTGAGCACCTCACCACAGGAGGCACCGGTCGCTTTTTAGGTTTTTGGACTGCAGTTATTAAGTCTGGGTTTACTTTCATTACTGGACCAGAATTGATCATTACTGCCGCTTCTGAAGCCAAGAGACCCCGTTACAATATTCCTAAGGTCGCTTCATCCTTCGTTTACAGAATTCTGGCTTTTTACGTTTTGGGTTCCTTGGTTATCGGCTGTACTGTTGCATACAACAACCCTCTTTTGTTAACAGAGAGCTCCGATGCTTCAGCATCTCCTTTTGTTATTGCTATTCAGAGTGCTGGAATCAAAGTTCTTCCCCATATTATCAATGCCGCAATTTTAACCTCCGCATGGTCTTCAGGAAATGCTTTTTATTTCAGTGCAACTAGAATTTTGCTGGGATTAGCCAGAAGTGGGCAGGCTCCTGCAGTGCTTAAGAAAATCAACCGATTTGGTGTTCCATACTACTGTGTTCTAGTGGTGTTCTTATTTGGATGCCTTTCCTACTTGAACGTTTCTTCAGGATCAGCTAAAGTATTCACTTGGTTTACAAACTTGACTACCGTTTCTGGATTCATCTCGTGGATCAGCTGTTGCTGGGCATATTTGAGATTTAGAAGAGCAATGATTTTGCatggaaaatttgaagaaaggCCTTACAAGACATACTTCCAGCCATTCATGAGCTACTATTCCATAATATTTTTGTCCATTATCATCTTGACTAACGGTTATGCAGTCTTTATCAAAGGCAATTGGGATACCTCCAACTTTATTGCTGCGTACATCACCCTCCCACCTTTTTTCCTTCTATGGCTGGGCCATAAGTACTACCTTCACAAACTGGGGAGAATTCCGTTTACACAAGTCCTTATTCCAATCGAAGAAGTGGACATTTACACTGGTTTAGATATTGTTATCGCCGAAGCTGAACGGGACTTTGCTGAGATTGAGGCAGAAAACGCAACGAAGTTCGACAGCGTATTCTTGAAGCCTTGGTACTGGTTATTTGGTTAG
- a CDS encoding Enzyme of 'de novo' purine biosynthesis: MAEHKRTAILSVYDKTGLLDLVKGLTQNGVRLLASGGTAKLIRESGFNVEDVSSITHAPEMLGGRVKTLHPAVHAGILARNLESDEKDLAEQNIEKVDFVVCNLYPFKSTISKIGVTIDEAVEEIDIGGVTLLRAAAKNHSRVTILSDPNDYSKFLEELKEKGEVSSESRNRFALKAFEHTADYDATISDYFRKQYSENISQLPLRYGANPHQKPAQAFVTQGDLPFTVLSGSPGYINLLDALNSWPLVKELSASLNLPAAASFKHVSPAGAAVGLPLSDVEKEIYFVKDIENLSPLANAYARARGADRMSSFGDFIALSNIVDLPTAQIISKEVSDGVIAPGYKPDALELLKKKKGEKQRQVYGITLQQKRNDAIINSSTFKEIVSKNKDLTEKAIIDLTVATIALKYTQSNSVCYTKNGMVIGLGAGQQSRIHCTRLAGDKADNWWFRQHPKVLGFKWAKGVKRPEKSNAIDLFVTGQIPTTEPEKSEYESKFAELPEPLTKEERDEWLSKLTNVSLSSDAFFPFPDNVYRAVRSGVKYIAAASGSVMDRAVFAAADSHDIVYVENPIRLFHH, encoded by the exons ATGGCCGAACATAAAAGAACAGCTATCCTTTCTGTTTACGACAAGACTGGGCTTCTAGATTTGGTCAAAGGTCTTACGCAGAATGGCGTCAGATTACTTGCCTCTGGTGGCACAGCAAAACTGATTAGGGAAAGTGGTTTCaatgttgaagatgtttCCAGCATCACCCACGCTCCAGAGATGCTTGGTGGAAGGGTAAAGACTTTACATCCTGCTGTTCACGCTGGTATTTTGGCTagaaacttggaaagtGATGAGAAAGATCTGGCCGAACagaacattgaaaaagtggACTTCGTCGTCTGCAACCTGTACCCATTCAAGTCTACTATCAGTAAGATTGGTGTTACCATCGATGAAGCCGTTGAAGAAATCGACATTGGTGGTGTAACCTTATTGAGAGCTGCTGCAAAAAACCACTCTAGAGTCACTATCTTGTCAGATCCTAATGATTACTCTAAGTTCTTGGAggagttgaaagaaaagggtGAGGTGTCTTCCGAATCTAGAAACAGATTTGCCCTGAAGGCATTTGAGCACACTGCTGATTATGATGCCACTATTTCTGATTACTTTAGAAAGCAATATAGTGAGAACATCTCCCAGTTGCCCCTAAGATATGGAGCAAACCCTCACCAGAAACCTGCCCAGGCTTTCGTTACACAAGGTGACTTGCCATTCACTGTTTTATCCGGCTCCCCAGGGTACATTAACCTGCTGGATGCTTTGAACTCATGGCCATTAGTCAAGGAGCTGTCTGCTTCTCTGAACTTGCCAGCTGCCGCCTCTTTCAAGCACGTTTCTCCCGCAGGTGCTGCCGTAGGTCTACCCCTCtcagatgttgaaaaggaaatttACTTCGTTAAGgatattgaaaacttgTCTCCATTGGCCAATGCCTACGCCAGAGCTAGAGGTGCTGACAGAATGTCATCTTTTGGTGATTTCATTGCTCTATCAAATATTGTTGATCTTCCAACTGCTCAAAtcatctccaaagaagTCTCTGATGGTGTTATCGCTCCTGGCTACAAACCAGATGCTCTTGAactcttgaagaagaagaagggGGAAA AGCAGAGGCAGGTCTACGGTATCACTTTACAGcaaaagagaaatgatGCTATAATCAACTCCTCtactttcaaagagattgtttccaaaaacaaGGATCTTACTGAAAAGGCTATTATTGACTTGACTGTTGCAACGATTGCACTGAAGTACACTCAATCCAACTCTGTTTGTTACACCAAGAATGGTATGGTTATCGGCTTGGGTGCTGGTCAGCAGTCAAGAATTCATTGCACTAGATTAGCTGGTGACAAGGCTGACAACTGGTGGTTCCGTCAACACCCCAAAGTTTTGGGTTTCAAATGGGCAAAAGGTGTTAAGAGACCTGAAAAATCGAATGCTATTGATTTGTTCGTTACCGGTCAGATTCCAACCACTGAACCAGAGAAGTCTGAATATGAGTCCAAGTTTGCTGAGCTACCAGAACCTTTGACTAAAGAGGAGAGAGATGAATGGTTGTCCAAGTTGACCAAcgtttctctttcttctgaTGCCTTCTTTCCATTTCCAGATAACGTCTATAGAGCTGTCAGATCTGGTGTTAAGTACATTGCTGCCGCCTCTGGTTCTGTCATGGACAGAGCAGTGTTTGCTGCTGCCGACTCTCACGATATTGTCTATGTTGAGAATCCTATCCGTCTTTTCCACCATTGA